The genomic interval CGGCAGCATACCGCCGCCTTGTAACACAAAGCCTGGGATGACGCGGTGAAAAATCGTGCCATCAAAAAAGCCTTCTTCGGCATAGCTTTGGAAATTGCGTGCGGTATTTGGGGCGTGCTCATGGTCAAGCTCAATGTCAATCACGCCGTGGTTGGTATGAAAACGAATCATGCTGGGTTCTCCTGTAAAGTTGGGTTGGTTTCGTTAATTTCTATCGATTTAATGATAATTGGGGTGCGCGGGACGTCTTGGCTAAACGGCGCCTGAGCGCCGGTCTTGCTTTGGCTAATGGCATCGACCACATCCATGCCGGCAATCACCTGACCGAATACGGCATAACCATAAGGATCATTTGCGCCTTTATCTAAAAACGCATTATCGACCAAGTTGATAAAAAACTGCGCGGTGGCGGAATGGGGGTTGGCTGTGCGCGCCATGGCAATCGTGCCACGCGCATTACTCAAGCCATTATGTGCTTCGTTAGCAATCGGCGCACGAGTGGCTTGTTCGCGTAAAGCACTATCGTAGCCGCCGCCTTGAATCATAAAGCCTGGGATCACACGGTGAAAAATGGTGCCCTCATAGAACCCATCTTCAACATAGCGCAGAAAATTATCGACCGTTGCCGGCGCTTGGTCTTCATTGAGTTCGATAATGATCGCACCTTGATTGGTTGTCATCGTCGCCCACGGTGAGGCAAACGCTGGATTGAGCACAAGGGCGGCAAAAAAAATCAGATAACGCATGTGAGGGTTGCCTCTGCTTAAAGAGGACTTATACTAACAGAGTTTACACCCATGAAAAGAGCCACCATGAGCGCATTGCAGTTTTATAATAGCTTAAGCCGAAAAAAAGAACCTTTTCAGCCGTTGGTTAGCGGCAAAATAGGTCTCTATGTTTGCGGAATGACCGTTTATGATTATTGCCATATTGGCCATGCGCGGGTCATGGTGGTGTTCGATACGATCGCGCGGCACCTGCGCCACAGCGGATATGAGCTCAATTATGTGCGTAATATCACCGATATTGACGATAAAATCATCAAACGTGCGCGCGAAAATAACGAATCGATTGCAACCCTTACTGAGCGCTTTATCGATGCGATGCATGAAGATGAGCAAGCGCTGGGGTGCTTGTTGCCTGATCACGAACCACGCGCCACACAATATGTCAGCGAGATGATTGAGATGATTGCTACGCTGATTGACAAAGGCCATGCCTATGTTGGCGCACAGGGCGATGTGTATTACGCGATTGATTCGTTTGCGAGCTATGGTGCATTGGCGAATCAAAAAATCAGCGATTTGCGCGCCGGTGAACGCATCGATGTCAATGAAGATAAGCGTGATCCGCTCGATTTCGTGCTGTGGAAAAGCGCGAAGCCTGATGAGCCTAGCTGGACGTCACCTTGGGGTGAAGGTCGCCCGGGCTGGCATATTGAATGCTCAGTGATGAGCGCGCATCAGCTTGGCACTCAATTTGATATTCATGGTGGCGGTATGGATTTGAAATTCCCGCACCACGAATGTGAAATCGCGCAAAGTGACGCCGCTTGTGGACACAAAAGTGTTAATTACTGGATCCATAATGGCTTTGTGCAAATCGATAACGAAAAAATGTCTAAATCGCTGGGCAATTTCTTTACCGTGCGCGATGTGCTAGCGCAATTCGACGGCGAAGTGATTCGTTATTTTATGCTCGCCAGCCATTATCGTGGGCCGCTGAACTATAGTGATGCGGGATTGCGCGAAGCACAAAAAGGGCTAAGCCGACTGTATGCCGCTATAGCGCCGTATGCTGAGCAGCGAGGTTCGCTGGATGCTGATTCCCGCTATGTGGCAGATTTTGATGCGGCGATGAATGATGATTTTAATACCCCAAAAGCGCTTTCGGTGTTGTTTGATTTGGCGCGCGCCTTGAATAAAGCCACTGGTGATGAGGCAGCCATATTGACCGCGACTTTGCGCGCTTTAAGCAGTCGCTTGGGCTTATTAACCCGCGACCCTGCAGAAGTGATTAAAGGCAAACAACAATCTGATGGCCTGGATGCACAAACCATCGAGGCACGGATTGCTGAACGCCAACAAGCCAAACAAGCGAAAGACTTCGCAAAAGCCGATGCTATTCGTGATGCACTCGCTGAACAAGGCGTGCTGATTAAAGACACCCCTGAGGGCACAGAGTGGCGGTATCAGTAATAAAATATAGAAGGCGTCATGATGATTAATTTTGAGTTTCTAGCGACCCTTGTTGAAGGGCTAAAACCTTTTTTGTGGTTCTTACCTTTGTTACTCATTGTGGCAATTCTTAAATTACCAGGTGTTAAAGGCTGGTTTGGCGAAAAATGGGTAGAAAAGAAAGCGGTCAAAACGCTGCCCCCTGGCACCTATAGACCTTTTCACAACCTAACATTGGCAGATGCATCAGGTACAACCCAGATTGACCATGTCTATGTTTCACCATTTGGTATTTTTGTTGTTGAAACAAAGAATTATCAAGGTTGGATTTTTGCGCGTGCTTCAGATAAATACTGGACACAAACACTTCGTGGGCGCAAATCACGCTTTCAAAACCCGCTACGCCAAAATTATCGCCACATTAAAGCACTCGAGGCTTGTTTAAATATTGCCGAGACTACTTTTCATTCAGTCATTGTATTTACTGGCAGTGCAACGTTTAAAACGGAATTACCCAAAAACGTATGCACTTTAAAAAATTTCGATGCGTATATCCGGTCATTCCAAGAGCGATTACTGAGTGATGAACAGGTTCAGCAGGCGTGCCAGATATTAAATAAAGAACGTCTTGAAGTAAGTCGTGAAACACACCGTAAACATGTATCGCATTTACGCGATAAACATCGCAAGCATCTCTAGTCAACGGCGCTGACCTTGATATAATGCGTCTTTTACTCAAAGGGCGGCGACATTTATGTGCGGAATTGTCGGGATTGTAGGACAAGGACACGTCAATCAAGGACTTTACGATGCGCTGACGGTGTTACAACATCGTGGGCAAGATGCGGCAGGGATTGTCACCTGCGATAACGGACATTTTTACTTGCGTAAGAGTAATGGTCTGGTGCGTGATGTGTTTCGCGAAAAACACATGCAACGCTTGGTCGGTCATTATGGGATCGGTCATATTCGTTACCCGACCGCCGGTACATCGAGTGCGGCCGAAGCGCAGCCGCTGTATGTGAATTCCCCCTATGGCATTGCTATGGCACACAATGGCAACTTGACCAATACCAGCGAACTCATCCAAGAAATTTACGCCAGCGATTTGCGCCATATCAACACCCGCTCAGACTCCGAAGCGCTGCTCAATGTGTTCGCTCATGAAATGCAAATTCAGCAGCAACTGCGCCCGAATCCTGAGATGATTTTCCATGCCGTCGCGCAAACGCATAAACGCATACGTGGTGCATATGCGGTTTTGGCGCTGGTTAGCGATTATGGTTTGGTGGCGTTCCGTGATCCGAACGGTATTCGCCCGTTGGTTTTTGGTGTACGTGAAAATGCCAATGGACGCAAAGAGTATATGGTCGCCTCAGAAAGCGTCGCCCTGCATACTCAAGGCTATCGCTTGGTACGCGATGTTGAGCCGGGTGAGGCATTGGTGATCACTAAAGAAGGCGAATTATTCACCCAAGTATGCGCTGAAGAAACGCGTCGTGCACCATGCCTGTTTGAATACGTGTATTTTGCGCGTCCTGATTCGACGATTGATGGAATTAACGTGTTTAAAGCGCGTCTACGCATGGGCGAAAAACTCGCCGAACGCATATTACGTGAATGGCCGGAACATGACATTGATGTGGTGATCCCGATTCCTGATACCAGCCGCAGTTCAGCGATTGAATTAGCCAATGCTTTAGGGGTTAAATTCCGCGAAGGCTTTATGAAAAACCGCTATATCGGGCGTACGTTTATCATGCCAGGACAAGCGCTGCGACAAAAATCGGTGCGCCAAAAGCTTAATGCGCTCGATTTGGAGTTTCGTGATAAAAATGTGTTGTTGGTCGATGATTCGATTGTGCGCGGGACGACCAGCGAGCAAATTATTCAAATGGCGCGTGATGCCGGTGCGAAAAAAGTGTATTTTGCTTCAGCCGCGCCGCCAGTGCGTTTTCCAAATGTGTATGGTATCGATATGCCAACCCACGAAGAGTTGATCGCCTACCAGCGCGAAGAAGCGGAAGTGGCGGCAGCGATTGGCGCCGATCGAATGATTTATCAGACGTTGGGTGATTTGATTGATGCGTGTAAAGAAACGCGCCATTGTCTGCCTGATGAATTTGATTGTTCGGTATTTAACGGCTGTTATGTGACCGGCGATATTGATGAGGCGTATCTCGCGCGGATTCTTGAAGAGCGTAAAACGGGGCAAGGTGCGCGCGTCAGCCCGATTGGCAACAAGCCAATTGATATGCAAAACGCTAACGACTGATGACTGATTGCTGGTTTGTCGGACAAGCGCCGTCACAGGCAAAAAATAGCGTGGATAGCGTCGATGACGTGCCACAAGATCATTATCTGCGCTTATACGCTGACGGCGCTTATGCCTTATACGACAAACAGCAGCGCTACCCACCGCTAAGCATCGATTTTGCCGATGCATATTATCGGTTTCGTGGGGGAAAAGAATACTTACCTAAAGCCTTTAAAGGGCTCACGGGTGCGACGATTGCCGATACAACCGCTGGCTGGGGGCGCGATGCCTGGTTGCTCGCCTATCGTGGCTTTAACGTGACGATGATTGAGCGTAATCCTTATCTTGCTTTTTTACTCCAACAAGCGCTCGATCAAGCGCAAGCCAATGCAGCGCTGAGTGAGGTGGCTTCACGCCTGAGCTTGGTGCATGATGACGGGCGTGTCGCTTTGCCTAGTGAAGTCGATGCAGTTTATCTTGACCCGATGTTTCCTGAGCGACGCAAACAGGCCAAGGTGAAAAAACACATGCAGGCACTACACGTGCTGCTTGGTGGCGAAGAAAGCGATGGTGGTGCATTATTAGAAGCGGCGCGCAAGGTGGCCATGCAGCGTGTGGTGGTTAAGCGCCCGCAAGGTGCGCCTTTTGTTGGCGATATGGCGCCACATCACAGTCTAAACGCCCCAAACACGCGCTACGATATTTATTTACCGGGACACACCTAATGCGCACATGGTTACTCCTGGCTGGTGATTACGCGCGCCCACAATGGCAGGTGGCCGCGCAAGATCGTGTGGTGGCGGTTGATGGTGGTATACGCCATGCACAAAGTTTGGCTGTGACGCCCGATTGTTGGATTGGCGATTTTGACAGCACTGATGAAGCGTTGCTCTGTCAATACGCAGCAATCCCGCAACAGCGCCACCCACAAAATAAAGACGCAACCGATGGCGAGCTGGCGCTGTCTGTGGTGCGCCGCGATTACCCACAGACGAAGGAATTAAGCATTGTCGGCGGCTTTGGCGATGAGCTTGATCATGTGTTCGCCAACCTTTGGGTTTTACCGAATTTTGGCTTGCCGGCGGTTTTTTGGGGTCGCGCGCAGCAAGTGATTTTTTTACCAGCGCACGCTCATTTGTGCGCAGAACTCGCCCTAGGCAGTACGATCAGCGTCTTTGCGCTAACCCCACTGCGTGATGTGCACTACGAAGGGCTGGCCTGGCCAGCACCACAAGCAGGAATAGAGCCATTTAGTGCGCTTGCCAGCCGCAACCATAATACCCAAGCGAATATCGACATTGGCTGGCACAGCGGCGATGGGCTGGTCATCATTAACGCACCATTGGATGCGCTAACGATCGATCACCTAGCCAATAAATGATGGCTTGCTGTTTTAAGTATCTGCTTTAGCTATTTTTCGTCGTCTCTTGCCATTGCATCAATGGGATATCCATTTGCGCGATCATATTGCGCTCGAGTTCAGCAAAGGCTCCTCGATTGAGGTTGACGGTGTCTTTTGGCATGGCCAGCACTTGGTAGATGTCGCGCAGTGTGTAGAGGCTGCGTGCTTTACTGAGCATATAGCGCGCAGGGCTGTCGTCTGTGGCGCGAATCAGTTTGCCCTGATGCAGGCGATCGAGCAGGAAGCTGACTTTTTGCGGTGAGCTGTGGAGCTTTTTGCTCAATTCCTCAATATTCGGTGCTTCTTCGGCATGGGCAAAGCGGTGGTCAATCTCGGTCATCACGGCGATGCCGAGCGCCATTTGCTCATCGGCGTACCATTCGTGTTCATCGTACGGTGAGAGCGCATCTGGGAGGTCGATTAAACTCGCCACTTTCGCGCCCATGATGAATAATAGCCATAAGAAATATAACCAAAGCAGCAAAATGATCATGCTTGCAAAGCTCGAATAAATCACAGAATAGTTCGCAGAGCCGGCAATAAAACGGCTGAATAGCCAGGAGACCGGATACCAAAGCAACAAGAAGAATGCTGCACCGGTAAAGGCTGCTTTGAGACTCACGCTGCGGTTAGGGATCCACGCATAACTGCTCGCCATGATGAGAAAAACAATCACCATAGGCAGTAGTCCGGTGAGCAAGCTAAATAGTGTACCGACGCCTGGTAGATGAAGATAAGGTTGCAGCCACGCGGCGTCTTTCATGCCGAGCATCGTCGACATGATTGCGCCAATTAATAATGGCGCGAGCAACACCGCGCTAACATAGCCGCTGATGCGTGCTTTAAGTGCACGTTCGTTTTCCACCCGCCAGATACGATTCAGCGTGGTTTCGATTTTCTGTGCAAGGTTGATCACTGAGATAAATAAAACTGCTACCCCGACAATGCCAAGTCCGCCGGCACTGGTTTGGCTGACGAATTGAATCAGGCGATCGACTACTTCACTGCCGGCATCGCCCATGGGCTCGAACATATTGCGCAGCCAAGGCTCAATCACGCCATTGACACCAAAACCACGAAGTAAAGAGAAGGCAACCGCGAGCAGGGGCACTAAGGTGAGTAAGGTGACATAAACCATCGCCTGCGCTTCGCTCGGCAGGCGTTCTTTGGTGTAGGCACGCAACAGGGCAAAAGGGTAGAATTTAGCCCAGCGCCATGAGATAGGGCCGCGCTCCTGCCACCACTTTTGCCATGTCTCATTGATGCCCACCATAAAAGTCTCCTGCAGAATGTGCTAAACAAGGTTTATAATAAAGTAATCCTTTCTTGAGTGAAAGGTGCTCTATTTATCCTGACGGAGGTTACGATGGTAACGCAAAAAGGCAAATATCAGCACGTATTGTTGGTCACTGATTTAGGTGATGATTGTGATTTGGTGGCTGATCGCGCCACTGCAGTTATTCGCGCAGCGGATAGTGTGCAGATGAGTGTGCTACATGTGGTGGAAGAAACGGTGCTCACCGCTGGTTATGAGATTGTGCCAATTGTCCCAGTGGGCAACGAAATGGAAATGGTGAGTGATGCGAGGGGAAAAATCCAAGCTTTGCTTGATCGCCACGGTATTGAAACAGCCGATATTAACATCGAAACCGCGCTCTCAACGCGTCGTGGTATTTTGGATTATGTTGAAAATAACCATCCTGATTTGATTGTGATTGGTCGCCATAAACGCACAGGGCTTGCCTCATTATTAGGCGCTACAGCTGATGATATTTTACCCGGTGTGGATTGTGATGTGCTGGTGGTTTATTTAGGCGAGCCAAGTTGAGCGACGTCCAATTAATGGCTGAAATCAACCTCAAAGCGCTTGAGCAATTGCTCGGGCGTTTTGGTTTGTGCGTCAGCTTAGTTGCCGATGGCGCGGCGATTCCCGGCACGTATTGGGGCGAGCCAGAGGCCGGTTTGATTACTGATACGCTCTATATCCGTCGCGATACACCGGTGCATTCTGCACTCCATGAAGCCGGGCATTGGATTTGTATGGATGAGGCGCGTCGCGCTGGCTTGCATACTGATGCTGGTGGGACAGTTTTGGAAGAATGTGCAGTCAATTATGTGCAGATTTTGCTCGCTGAGCAGTTAGAAGGCGTTGGCCGCAAGCGTATGCTCGATGATATGAATGCCTGGGGTTACAGCTACCGTGAGGGCAGTGTGCAAGCTTGGTTGAAAGGAGACGCTGCAGACGCTCGAGCATGGTTAGTTGAGCGAAATATGCTCACGCACGATGAGCAGCTGATTACGCAATCTTAAAGTAGTGAACAGCGCAGTATGCCATACTGCGCAACGAATTCATTAATTAACAAGGAGCCTATAATGAATTATACGATGCGATTAAGCGCGGCAGTAGCCTTGGCCGCTACCATGAGTGCAGCCAATGCGCTCAGCTTAGACAACAATACCCAAAAAGCCAGTTATGCGATTGGTGCAGATATGGGGCAATCGCTACAGGAATTTGGTGGCGGCAGCATCGACATTGAGGCAGTGACTGCTGGTCTTAGTGCGTCTTATAAAGGTGAAGACCTGGCTTTGACACCTGAAGAGATGGAAGGCGCGATTAAGGCTTTTGGTGAAGAACGCATGGCAGAAATGGAAAAAGAAGTTGCCGAAATTGCTGAGAAAAACCGCGAAGAAGGTGAGGCCTTTTTAGCAGAAAACAAAGAGAAAGAAGGCGTAGAAGTTACCGAGTCTGGTTTGCAGTATAAAATGCTTGAAGAAGGCGAAGGGGCACAACCTGATCCAGCTTCTGACGTCACGGTGAACTACGAAGGTCGCTTGATTGATGGTACGGTTTTTGATAGCTCTTATGAGCGCGGTGAGCCGGTTAGCTTTACCCTGGATCGTGTCATCTCTGGCTGGCAAGAAGGCTTGCAGTTGATGAAAGAAGGCAGCAAATATACCTTCTTTATCCCATCAAATTTAGCCTATGGCGAAAATGGTGCGGGTGCGCAAGTGCCACCAAATGCAACCTTAGTCTTTGACGTTGAGCTGATTTCAGTTAACTCAGTGCAAGCGGATGCAGAAGTAGTTAGCGAAGAAGCGGCGAAATAAACGTCTATTCGTGATCGATATAAAGCGGTGTTAAACCACCGCTTTTTTTATACCTTTTAAGCGATGAATGAAGCAGGGATAAGGTTATTTATCGTGTTCTTCCCAAAGGACTTCGATCGGGTTACGACGTCGCTCGTAATGGGTCACAAAGGCGACTGCAGTGATAATCATCGCTGATCCGATCCATAATTGACCCGGCGGTACCCAGCCAAAGACCAGATAACCACCGAGTACATTTAACGGAAGCTTGGCGTGGTCAAAAGGCTGGACAAACGATGCATCAGCCACTGAATACGCTTTAGCAATCGCCCATTGAGCGATGGCGGTCAGCATCCCGATTAAGATGAGTAATGTCCATGGCTGCCAGGTATTGGGTACGACCAAATGTGGCAGGCCAAAAATCAGGTCAAACGGCAGCATAAGCACTAAAAGATAAAAAACAATCGTGGTTGGGGTGTCGCGGCTGACGGTAAATTTGGTCAGCAGCGATGCTGATGCCCAAAAAAAGGCCGCGCCTAATGGCAGTAAGCTCGCCCACATAAACGCATCTGACCAAGGCTCTAAAATCAGCATTGCGCCGGCAAAACCAACTAAGGTGGCGAACCAGCGGACGGTGCTGACTGATTCGCGCAGTAATAAGCCCGAGCCAATGGTGGCAAATAGGGGCGAGGTCATAAGTAGCGCAATCCCCTGCCAGATCGGTACAGGATAGGCGAGCGCCCAAGTCCATAATTGAATGCCAATGACCGACACACCCACGCGTAACACGTGTAACAGGCGAAAATCAGAGCTCATCGCGGTGCGAATCGCGCCTTTTTTGATTAACGGCACAAATAGCAATAAGGCGATGCCGTATTGATAGAGCACAGCCGAGCCAGAGTTAATCTGGTGATTGATGCCGAGGTATTGTAAGGAGGTGTTGATGATGGCAAACGTTAAGCCGGCCGTCATCATCCATAGCGCTCCTTGAAGCGGACGATGAATGTGTGACATGGATGATTTATCAATAAAAACGCGTCTATGATACGCCAAAATGCCCAGTGATGTGCGGCTGCTTTGCCTAGCGCGCGGCGATCAACGAAAAAGCCCCAACCGATGGCTGGGGCTTGTTTGGCAGAGGCCAGTGTTTAGAGCGTTGGCCAGGCTTTTGGATCAACCCCTTTGCCAATCACTGGGAAGTTAGCTGGATTGAAATCGAGTTGCATAATCCCTTTGCTTTGGATTTGTCGCTCGTAGTCTTTGAGTACACGTAGCGCCAGATGACCGAGCAAGAGAATCGCAATCAAGTTGATCACAGCCATCATACCCATCGCGAGATCAGCATAAGCCCAGACTTGCGATAGGTCAGCAACACTACCGAGATAAACCACGCCGAGTACGAGGAAACGGAAAATAATCACCGCTACATTAGCGTTTCGCTCACCAGCAATATAAGCAATATTCGATTCACCGTAAGAATAGTTACCTAACACAGAGGTAAAAGCAAAGAAGAACAGTGCGATGCTGATGTAATGTGCGCCCCAGCTGCCGATAAATGATGACAGTGCATTTTGCGTCAGTGTAATACCTTTCACGCCTTCGGCTACATAATATTCTGGGCCAGCAAGGATGATGATCACAGCGGTCACGGTACAAATCAGCAGCGTATCAACAAACACACCAAACATTTGCATAAAGCCTTGCACGGCTGGGTGTTTTGGCACAGTGGTTGCGGCTGCGGCAATATTTGGTGCAGAACCCATACCGGCTTCGTTAGAGAATAGACCACGTTTAATACCATTAAGCATCGCAGCAGCCAGGCCACCGAAAAAGCCGCCAACGGCTTGATCCAAACCAAATGCGCTCTTATAGATAACCATTAATGCGCCCGGCACTTTGTCCAAATTGGTGATCAAGATAAACATGCCGATTAAGATATAGCCTAAGGCCATCAACGGTACGATCACTTCAGATACTTGCCCAACGCGGTGTACACCGCTGAAAATAATCGGCGCAACGAGTAACACCAAACCAATACCGATCCATTTAACGTCCCAGCCCATGGTTTCATTGAGCGCATCGGCAATGGTGTTCGCTTGTGCGGCGTTAAAGGCAAAGCCGAATGCGATCAACAGACAAATCGCAAACACAATCCCTAACCAGCGTTGCTTCAGTCCACGCTCGATGTAATAAGCTGGTCCACCGCGGAATTGTCCGGGTTTCTCACCAGCCACTTTATAGACTTGACCTAAGGTCGATTCGATAAACGCAGTTGCCATGCCGACCAAAGCGGTAATCCACATCCAGAATACGGCCCCTGGGCCACCAAGAGTGATCGCGATCGCAACCCCTGCGAGGTTCCCTGTACCAACGCGTGCGGCTAAGGAAGTTGCCAGCGCTTGGAATGAGGACACACCGTGCTCTAAGCCACCACCACTACGGCTATGTTTGATTAGGCCAATGCTGTGCGCAAACATACGTACTTGTACAAAACGGGTGAGAACTGAAAAATACAGACCTGCACCAATCAATAATACAATCAGTACTTTTCCCCAAAGTAGTCCGTTTGCGATATCGACGTATCCATGGATTGAGG from Suttonella sp. R2A3 carries:
- a CDS encoding peptidylprolyl isomerase, with translation MRYLIFFAALVLNPAFASPWATMTTNQGAIIIELNEDQAPATVDNFLRYVEDGFYEGTIFHRVIPGFMIQGGGYDSALREQATRAPIANEAHNGLSNARGTIAMARTANPHSATAQFFINLVDNAFLDKGANDPYGYAVFGQVIAGMDVVDAISQSKTGAQAPFSQDVPRTPIIIKSIEINETNPTLQENPA
- the cysS gene encoding cysteine--tRNA ligase, with product MSALQFYNSLSRKKEPFQPLVSGKIGLYVCGMTVYDYCHIGHARVMVVFDTIARHLRHSGYELNYVRNITDIDDKIIKRARENNESIATLTERFIDAMHEDEQALGCLLPDHEPRATQYVSEMIEMIATLIDKGHAYVGAQGDVYYAIDSFASYGALANQKISDLRAGERIDVNEDKRDPLDFVLWKSAKPDEPSWTSPWGEGRPGWHIECSVMSAHQLGTQFDIHGGGMDLKFPHHECEIAQSDAACGHKSVNYWIHNGFVQIDNEKMSKSLGNFFTVRDVLAQFDGEVIRYFMLASHYRGPLNYSDAGLREAQKGLSRLYAAIAPYAEQRGSLDADSRYVADFDAAMNDDFNTPKALSVLFDLARALNKATGDEAAILTATLRALSSRLGLLTRDPAEVIKGKQQSDGLDAQTIEARIAERQQAKQAKDFAKADAIRDALAEQGVLIKDTPEGTEWRYQ
- a CDS encoding nuclease-related domain-containing protein, which gives rise to MMINFEFLATLVEGLKPFLWFLPLLLIVAILKLPGVKGWFGEKWVEKKAVKTLPPGTYRPFHNLTLADASGTTQIDHVYVSPFGIFVVETKNYQGWIFARASDKYWTQTLRGRKSRFQNPLRQNYRHIKALEACLNIAETTFHSVIVFTGSATFKTELPKNVCTLKNFDAYIRSFQERLLSDEQVQQACQILNKERLEVSRETHRKHVSHLRDKHRKHL
- the purF gene encoding amidophosphoribosyltransferase; protein product: MCGIVGIVGQGHVNQGLYDALTVLQHRGQDAAGIVTCDNGHFYLRKSNGLVRDVFREKHMQRLVGHYGIGHIRYPTAGTSSAAEAQPLYVNSPYGIAMAHNGNLTNTSELIQEIYASDLRHINTRSDSEALLNVFAHEMQIQQQLRPNPEMIFHAVAQTHKRIRGAYAVLALVSDYGLVAFRDPNGIRPLVFGVRENANGRKEYMVASESVALHTQGYRLVRDVEPGEALVITKEGELFTQVCAEETRRAPCLFEYVYFARPDSTIDGINVFKARLRMGEKLAERILREWPEHDIDVVIPIPDTSRSSAIELANALGVKFREGFMKNRYIGRTFIMPGQALRQKSVRQKLNALDLEFRDKNVLLVDDSIVRGTTSEQIIQMARDAGAKKVYFASAAPPVRFPNVYGIDMPTHEELIAYQREEAEVAAAIGADRMIYQTLGDLIDACKETRHCLPDEFDCSVFNGCYVTGDIDEAYLARILEERKTGQGARVSPIGNKPIDMQNAND
- a CDS encoding class I SAM-dependent methyltransferase → MTDCWFVGQAPSQAKNSVDSVDDVPQDHYLRLYADGAYALYDKQQRYPPLSIDFADAYYRFRGGKEYLPKAFKGLTGATIADTTAGWGRDAWLLAYRGFNVTMIERNPYLAFLLQQALDQAQANAALSEVASRLSLVHDDGRVALPSEVDAVYLDPMFPERRKQAKVKKHMQALHVLLGGEESDGGALLEAARKVAMQRVVVKRPQGAPFVGDMAPHHSLNAPNTRYDIYLPGHT
- a CDS encoding thiamine diphosphokinase translates to MRTWLLLAGDYARPQWQVAAQDRVVAVDGGIRHAQSLAVTPDCWIGDFDSTDEALLCQYAAIPQQRHPQNKDATDGELALSVVRRDYPQTKELSIVGGFGDELDHVFANLWVLPNFGLPAVFWGRAQQVIFLPAHAHLCAELALGSTISVFALTPLRDVHYEGLAWPAPQAGIEPFSALASRNHNTQANIDIGWHSGDGLVIINAPLDALTIDHLANK
- a CDS encoding YihY/virulence factor BrkB family protein, whose protein sequence is MVGINETWQKWWQERGPISWRWAKFYPFALLRAYTKERLPSEAQAMVYVTLLTLVPLLAVAFSLLRGFGVNGVIEPWLRNMFEPMGDAGSEVVDRLIQFVSQTSAGGLGIVGVAVLFISVINLAQKIETTLNRIWRVENERALKARISGYVSAVLLAPLLIGAIMSTMLGMKDAAWLQPYLHLPGVGTLFSLLTGLLPMVIVFLIMASSYAWIPNRSVSLKAAFTGAAFFLLLWYPVSWLFSRFIAGSANYSVIYSSFASMIILLLWLYFLWLLFIMGAKVASLIDLPDALSPYDEHEWYADEQMALGIAVMTEIDHRFAHAEEAPNIEELSKKLHSSPQKVSFLLDRLHQGKLIRATDDSPARYMLSKARSLYTLRDIYQVLAMPKDTVNLNRGAFAELERNMIAQMDIPLMQWQETTKNS
- a CDS encoding universal stress protein → MVTQKGKYQHVLLVTDLGDDCDLVADRATAVIRAADSVQMSVLHVVEETVLTAGYEIVPIVPVGNEMEMVSDARGKIQALLDRHGIETADINIETALSTRRGILDYVENNHPDLIVIGRHKRTGLASLLGATADDILPGVDCDVLVVYLGEPS
- a CDS encoding FKBP-type peptidyl-prolyl cis-trans isomerase yields the protein MNYTMRLSAAVALAATMSAANALSLDNNTQKASYAIGADMGQSLQEFGGGSIDIEAVTAGLSASYKGEDLALTPEEMEGAIKAFGEERMAEMEKEVAEIAEKNREEGEAFLAENKEKEGVEVTESGLQYKMLEEGEGAQPDPASDVTVNYEGRLIDGTVFDSSYERGEPVSFTLDRVISGWQEGLQLMKEGSKYTFFIPSNLAYGENGAGAQVPPNATLVFDVELISVNSVQADAEVVSEEAAK
- a CDS encoding DMT family transporter, whose translation is MMTAGLTFAIINTSLQYLGINHQINSGSAVLYQYGIALLLFVPLIKKGAIRTAMSSDFRLLHVLRVGVSVIGIQLWTWALAYPVPIWQGIALLMTSPLFATIGSGLLLRESVSTVRWFATLVGFAGAMLILEPWSDAFMWASLLPLGAAFFWASASLLTKFTVSRDTPTTIVFYLLVLMLPFDLIFGLPHLVVPNTWQPWTLLILIGMLTAIAQWAIAKAYSVADASFVQPFDHAKLPLNVLGGYLVFGWVPPGQLWIGSAMIITAVAFVTHYERRRNPIEVLWEEHDK
- a CDS encoding sodium:alanine symporter family protein; translation: MADFIASIHGYVDIANGLLWGKVLIVLLIGAGLYFSVLTRFVQVRMFAHSIGLIKHSRSGGGLEHGVSSFQALATSLAARVGTGNLAGVAIAITLGGPGAVFWMWITALVGMATAFIESTLGQVYKVAGEKPGQFRGGPAYYIERGLKQRWLGIVFAICLLIAFGFAFNAAQANTIADALNETMGWDVKWIGIGLVLLVAPIIFSGVHRVGQVSEVIVPLMALGYILIGMFILITNLDKVPGALMVIYKSAFGLDQAVGGFFGGLAAAMLNGIKRGLFSNEAGMGSAPNIAAAATTVPKHPAVQGFMQMFGVFVDTLLICTVTAVIIILAGPEYYVAEGVKGITLTQNALSSFIGSWGAHYISIALFFFAFTSVLGNYSYGESNIAYIAGERNANVAVIIFRFLVLGVVYLGSVADLSQVWAYADLAMGMMAVINLIAILLLGHLALRVLKDYERQIQSKGIMQLDFNPANFPVIGKGVDPKAWPTL